One stretch of Gavia stellata isolate bGavSte3 chromosome 25, bGavSte3.hap2, whole genome shotgun sequence DNA includes these proteins:
- the CRYBA1 gene encoding LOW QUALITY PROTEIN: beta-crystallin A3 (The sequence of the model RefSeq protein was modified relative to this genomic sequence to represent the inferred CDS: deleted 1 base in 1 codon), producing the protein MGEAAVPPELDTVPAAKMAQTNPLPVPMGPWKSIRSRGQENRQPQPCHPPVPERLRSSLRTAPLPRELISAGITVYDQENFQGKRMEFTSACPNIMECGFDNIRSVKVECGAWVGYEHTGFCGQQFILERGEYPRWDAWSGSNAYHIERLMSFRPVCSANHKESKITIFEKDNFIGRQWEISDDYPSLQAMGWANNEVGSMKIQCGAWVCYQYPGYRGYQYILESDHHGGDYKHWREWGSHAQTSQIQSIRRVQQ; encoded by the exons ATGGGTGAAGCAGCAGTA CCGCCTGAGCTAG acACCGTTCCAGCAGCAAAGATGGCTCAGACAAACCCTCTGCCTGTCCCCATGGGCCCGTGGAAG AGCATTCGGAGCAGAGGCCAGGAGAACCGCCAACCACAGCCCTGCCACCCGCCCGTCCCAGAACGGCTCCGCTCCTCTCTCCGGACGGCACCGCTGCCCCGGGAACTGATCTCCGCAGgg ATCACCGTGTACGACCAAGAAAACTTCCAGGGCAAGAGGATGGAGTTCACGTCGGCCTGTCCAAACATCATGGAATGTGGCTTCGACAACATTCGCTCCGTGAAGGTGGAGTGTGGCGC CTGGGTCGGTTATGAGCACACCGGCTTCTGCGGGCAGCAGTTCATCCTGGAGAGGGGAGAGTACCCACGCTGGGACGCCTGGAGCGGCAGCAACGCCTACCACATTGAGCGCCTGATGTCCTTCCGCCCCGTCTGCTCCGCT AATCACAAGGAATCCAAGATCACCATCTTCGAGAAAGACAACTTCATCGGCCGCCAGTGGGAGATAAGCGACGACTACCCCTCGCTGCAAGCCATGGGCTGGGCCAACAACGAAGTGGGCTCCATGAAGATCCAGTGTGGCGC ctgggtTTGCTACCAGTACCCCGGGTACCGTGGCTACCAGTACATCCTGGAGTCCGACCACCACGGAGGAGACTACAAGCACTGGAGAGAGTGGGGTTCGCACGCCCAGACCTCCCAGATCCAATCCATCCGGCGTGTCCAGCAGTAG